CGCTTGATCAGATCAGCAAATATTATGTCGTCCATGTCCTGCGGCTTGATCGTGTGCGGGAGATCGAGCTTCTCCCGCCCTGGGTGAATCTGCATATGGCATGGAATCAGGGGATGAATTTCGGGCTGTTTTCCTCGTCCGAGAACTCTACCCGTTGGGTGCTGATCGCCATCGCCGTGGCGATCTGTGTCTGGGTGTGGCTGTGGGTACGCAAGACCCGGCCGGGATGGTTTGCCCAGATGTCGGCGGGCCTGCTGATCGGCGGAGCAATCGGAAATGTGATTGACCGCATCGCCTATGGCGCGGTGGCGGATTTCCTGAATATGTCCCTGCCGAACTGGCAGAATCCGTACAGCTTCAACGTCGCGGATATCTCGATCTTTGCGGGCGCGATCGGGCTGATCCTGCATCCTCCGCAGCCGAACAAGGCGGATGAAGACAAGACCCGTGACGCGCCCGGAAAATCCGGTTAGAACGGGCAGCAATGATAAACGGGGGACCGGAATGCGGGCAATCTGGGCATTGATCGGGGCGGCGGCTGTTGCTGCCTGTTCCAACGATCCGCGTCTACATAATATTACGGCCGGTCAGGATACGCCCGATGAGTTCGCGATCGTTCCGACGCGCCCCCTGCTGCTTCCGCCGGATCTGAACCAGTTGCCGCAGCCGACTCCGGGCGGGACGAATCTGACCGACCCGAATCCCAAAGGCGATGCGGTGGCGGCCCTTGGCGGCGATCCGCAGCGTCTGACACCTTCGGGGATCGGTTCTGCCGATGGTGCATTGGTCAACTATACGTCGCGGCTCGGCGTGACGCCGGGTATTCGTCAGCAGGTTGCTCAGGAAGATGTTGAGCTGCGTGCCAGCCGTTCCCGCCGCTTGCTTGAGGTCTGGGCGAAGACCGATGTCTATTATCGCGCTTATGAACCAATGACACTGGATAGCTGGGCCGAAAATGAGCGCTGGAAACGTGCGGGTGCGCGGACGCCATCGGCACCGCCGCTTCTGGACGAGTAATCGGATCGCGGGCCCGGTCACCGGGTCGTGATTTGCCCGCCGCGCCGCGCGACGCCATCTTCGCGCTGCTTCTGCCCCGTGAAAGGATCGCCGATGCGCGCGTTTTTACTGGCCGCAACGCTGGCTACCACCTTTGCCGCCCCGCTTCATGCCGAGATGCCTCCTGGTATCAGCAGTTTCACACTGGATAACGGCCTTGAGGCTGTCGTGATCGAGGATCACCGTGCGCCTGTCGTGGTCCAGATGGTCTGGTACAAGATCGGGTCAGCCGATGAAAAACCTGGCAAGACCGGGCTTGCCCATTATCTTGAGCATTTGATGTTCAAGGGTACGGAAAAGCTGGAACCCGGAGAGCTTTCCAAGACCGTCACCGCGAATGGCGGCATGGATAACGCCTTCACCAGTTATGATTATACCGCGTATTTCCAGCGCATCGCCTCGGACCGCCTGCCGTTGATCATGGAGATGGAGGCCGACCGGATGGAAAATCTGCGCATCGGGGAGGAGGACTGGCAGGCCGAACGTCAGGTCGTGCTGGAAGAACGTGCGCAGCGCACCGACAGCGATCCCTCGGCGCTGTTCCGGGAAGAGCGCGGGGCGGCTCAGTTCCTCAATCACCCCTATGGCCGCCCGGTGATCGGCTGGCGGGCCGAGATGACCGGGCTGACGCGTGAGGATGCTCTGGACTGGTATGACAGATATTACGCGCCGAATAATGCGATCCTGATCCTTGCTGGGGATGTGACGCCGGATGAAGCCCGACGTCTTGCCGAGGAGTATTACGGCCCGATCCCCGCCAAAGAGGACGTGGCCCGCGAAGAACGCCCGCAGGAACCGGAACAGCGAGCCCCGCGCCGCATGGTCATGCATGATCCGCGTGTGCCTCAGCCGGTCATGACGCGGACCGTGCTGGTGCCGGAACGCGATCCGGGCGAACAGGAAATGGCGGCGTCTCTGGCCGTACTGGCCGAACTGATCGGCGGTTCGGCGCAGACCTCGGTTCTGGCGCAGGAACTGATGATGACCGGCAAGGCCATTTACGCAAGCGCTGCCTATGACGGTTTTGCGGTGGACCCGACGAATTTTTACATCTCGATGGCTCCGGTTGACGGCGTTCCCATCGAAGAGGCCGAGGCCGCGCTTGATGAGGCCTTGGCAAAGTTTCTGGAGGAAGGCCCCGACCCCGATCAGCTTGAGCGGGTCAAGACCCAGATCCGCGCCGCCGAGATCTATTCACGAGATTCCGCGCATGGCCGCGCCTATGATTACGGTCAGGGTCTGGCAACCGGGCTGAGCGTCGAAGATGTGAATGACTGGCCCGATCTGCTGGCGGATGTCACGGCGGAAGATGTCGCCGAGGCGGCGGAACTGGTGCTGAACAGCACTGCGACGGTGACGGGATGGCTGCTGCCTGCCGAATCGGATGAGCCGACCCCGGGTGATGTGCCGCAGGCCCCTGACGCTTCCGGGCCGGAACCCATGACCGAGGAGGCCGCCGAATGAGCTTTCTGCGTGTAATCGCCTTTGTTTCCGCCAGCGCGATCGCTTCGCAGCCGGTCCATGCCACCGAGATTCAGGAAATCACCACGCCATCCGGTGTGACGGCATGGCTGGTCGAGGATCACTCGATCCCGTTCACGGCGCTGAACTTCGCCTTTCGCGGCGGGGCAAGCCTCGATGCGCCGGGAAAGCGCGGTGCGATCAATCTGATGACCCACACGCTTGAGGAAGGCGCGGGTGAGATGGATGCGACCGGCTTTGCGGCGGCGGTCGAGGAACTTGGCGCGGGGATAGATTTCGATGTCGGCGACGACGCGCTGACCGTTTCCACCCGGATGCTGACCGAAAACCGCGATGAGGTGGCCGATCTGATCGCCTTGGCGCTTGCCGATCCGAGCTTCGATAATGACGCGGTAGAGCGGGTCAAGGGACAGGTCCTGGCCTCGATCAGGGCCGAGGATAATGATCCGCAGGCCATTGCCACGAAGGCTGCGGCAAAGGCAGCATGGGGGGCGCATCCCTATGGCAGCTCGATTAACGGGACGGCGGATTCCGTCATGCCTCTTGGTCCGGTCGATCTGGTCGAGGCGAAGAACCGCGTCATCGCGAAAGATCGCCTGATTGTCGGCGCGGCGGGGGATATCGACGCCGAAGAACTTGGCGCTTTGATCGACCGGATCATCGCCGATCTGCCAGCCGAGGCGACCGCGCCCCTGCCTTCGAAGGCAGAGTTTCTGGCCGATGGTGGCGTCGAACTGATCGAGTGGAACAGCCCGCAAACCGTGGTGAGCTTCCTTCAGCCTGCGCCTGAAATGGATGATCCCGATTATTTCGCGGCGTTCGTTGCCGATCACATTCTGGGCGGCGGCGGTTTTTCCTCGCGGCTGATGGAGGAGATTCGCGAAAAACGCGGGCTGACCTATGGCGTTTATACCTCGCTGGTGAACGGTGTGTACGGCGCAAGCTGGCAGGGCGGGATGGCAAGCTCTAACGCATCGGTGGCCGAGGCGGTCGAACTGACGCGGCAGGAATGGGCGCTTATGTCCGAAGGTGTGACGGATCAGGAACTGGCGGATGCCAAGACCTATCTGACCGGAGAATATCCGCTTCGCTGGAACGGTAACACCAGAATCGCCGGTATCCTGACGGGAATGCAGCTTATCGGCTTGCCCATCGACTATCCCGACACGCGGAATGGCCTGATTGAGGCTGTGACCGCTGATGATGTTGCCCGCGTTGCGCAGAAATGGCTGGATGCGGATGCGCTGCAATTCGTGCTGGTTGGGCAGCCCGACGGGATAGAAGCAGCGGAATAAGTTAAGGCCGCGCCATCATGTGATGGCGCGGCCTTAACTATCGGCTGTTCATTGAGGCGGGATTTTATTCCACCCGTACGGTTCCCGATCCGCCAAGCGCGGCCCCGGCGACGGCTCCGACAGGACCTGCAACGACGGCTCCGGTCGCGGCGCCTGTGGTTGCGCGTGTCGCGGTGTTGGGACCGCATGCCGAAACGGCCAAGGCGGTGCAGCAGAAAAGAACGGCTGTAATCTTTTTCATGTTTAACTCCCAAATTCGTGCGGATCGGTTCCGCCTGGTTAATAAAGCTTTCGCGAGGCGCAGAAGTTCCGCAAATCCCGTGCTTGGCGCTGCGAATCATTCCCAGAGTTTGGACGTTATGCTAGATTTTGCGGTATGAGTGAGCACACGCCCCATATACGCCCTATTATTAGGCAGCTTGATGACAGCGTTGCCAACCGGATCGCGGCGGGCGAAGTTGTCGAGCGGCCTGCCTCGGCAGTGAAGGAACTGGTCGAGAATGCGCTTGATGCCGGGGCGCGGCGCATTGATGTGACAATTTCTCAGGGTGGCAAATCGCTGATCCGGGTGGTGGATGATGGCTGTGGCATGACCGCAGAGGATCTGCCTCTGGCGCTGTCGCGTCATGCGACCTCGAAGATCGACGGATCGGATCTGCTGAACATTCACAGTTTCGGATTTCGCGGCGAGGCGTTGCCCTCGCTTGGTGCGGTCGGACGGCTGAAGATTACCTCGCGGGCGCTGCAGGACGGGGCCGAGATCCGCGTCACTGCCGGAAAGGCCGAAGCCGTGCGGCCCGCTCCGGCGAATCGCGGCACCATTGTCGAGTTGCGCGATCTGTTCTTCGCCACGCCGGCGCGGCTGAAATTCCTGCGCAGTGAACGCGCCGAGACGCAGGCCATCGCGGATGTGATCCGGCGTCTGGCAATGGCGGAACCCTCGGTCGGCTTTACCCTGTCCGATGAGGACCGGCTGATTTTTCGCGCCGATGCAGAGCAGGGCGACCTGTTCGATGCGCTGCATGCCCGCCTTTCGCGGGTCATGGGGCGCGACTTCATCGACAATGCGATCCGGGTCGATGCCGAACGCGACGGCGTCAGGCTGACCGGGTTTGCCGCACTTCCGACCTATTCGCGCGGTGCTGCTGTCGCGCAGCATGTTTTCGTCAATACCCGGCCCGTGCGCGACAAGCTGC
This sequence is a window from Paracoccus aerodenitrificans. Protein-coding genes within it:
- a CDS encoding M16 family metallopeptidase, which encodes MRAFLLAATLATTFAAPLHAEMPPGISSFTLDNGLEAVVIEDHRAPVVVQMVWYKIGSADEKPGKTGLAHYLEHLMFKGTEKLEPGELSKTVTANGGMDNAFTSYDYTAYFQRIASDRLPLIMEMEADRMENLRIGEEDWQAERQVVLEERAQRTDSDPSALFREERGAAQFLNHPYGRPVIGWRAEMTGLTREDALDWYDRYYAPNNAILILAGDVTPDEARRLAEEYYGPIPAKEDVAREERPQEPEQRAPRRMVMHDPRVPQPVMTRTVLVPERDPGEQEMAASLAVLAELIGGSAQTSVLAQELMMTGKAIYASAAYDGFAVDPTNFYISMAPVDGVPIEEAEAALDEALAKFLEEGPDPDQLERVKTQIRAAEIYSRDSAHGRAYDYGQGLATGLSVEDVNDWPDLLADVTAEDVAEAAELVLNSTATVTGWLLPAESDEPTPGDVPQAPDASGPEPMTEEAAE
- the lspA gene encoding signal peptidase II, which translates into the protein MAKEATKSAAASTGKARKAPGTQPKKASAAKKDAAAQTASTHTLRVLVWVAAAIIALDQISKYYVVHVLRLDRVREIELLPPWVNLHMAWNQGMNFGLFSSSENSTRWVLIAIAVAICVWVWLWVRKTRPGWFAQMSAGLLIGGAIGNVIDRIAYGAVADFLNMSLPNWQNPYSFNVADISIFAGAIGLILHPPQPNKADEDKTRDAPGKSG
- a CDS encoding DUF3035 domain-containing protein, which codes for MRAIWALIGAAAVAACSNDPRLHNITAGQDTPDEFAIVPTRPLLLPPDLNQLPQPTPGGTNLTDPNPKGDAVAALGGDPQRLTPSGIGSADGALVNYTSRLGVTPGIRQQVAQEDVELRASRSRRLLEVWAKTDVYYRAYEPMTLDSWAENERWKRAGARTPSAPPLLDE
- a CDS encoding M16 family metallopeptidase; translated protein: MSFLRVIAFVSASAIASQPVHATEIQEITTPSGVTAWLVEDHSIPFTALNFAFRGGASLDAPGKRGAINLMTHTLEEGAGEMDATGFAAAVEELGAGIDFDVGDDALTVSTRMLTENRDEVADLIALALADPSFDNDAVERVKGQVLASIRAEDNDPQAIATKAAAKAAWGAHPYGSSINGTADSVMPLGPVDLVEAKNRVIAKDRLIVGAAGDIDAEELGALIDRIIADLPAEATAPLPSKAEFLADGGVELIEWNSPQTVVSFLQPAPEMDDPDYFAAFVADHILGGGGFSSRLMEEIREKRGLTYGVYTSLVNGVYGASWQGGMASSNASVAEAVELTRQEWALMSEGVTDQELADAKTYLTGEYPLRWNGNTRIAGILTGMQLIGLPIDYPDTRNGLIEAVTADDVARVAQKWLDADALQFVLVGQPDGIEAAE